One Gallus gallus isolate bGalGal1 chromosome 11, bGalGal1.mat.broiler.GRCg7b, whole genome shotgun sequence DNA window includes the following coding sequences:
- the FAAP24 gene encoding Fanconi anemia core complex-associated protein 24, translating into MAAKGDVPAAAGSVVVPYGHVVGNEKWRGSEVARRLQGKTKLIFEDGLGLVDFHLSNRICVLYISEADLVAGDEFKRRVVRFRNASSLGGIVIVEKTPITEQYFSAVQKLVVLQLGMVLLPVANQGEASQLITQLVREQSKDHTSNPFLRKQCSQLAEASVFRTVQQIPGVGKTKALLLLQQFGSIHQICNASVKELELVVGQTVAQQIHTFLGS; encoded by the exons ATGGCGGCAAAAGGAGACGTCCCTGCGGCAGCGGGATCCGTCGTTGTCCCTTACGGACACGTGGTTGGGAATGAGAAGTGGAGGGGGTCCGAGGTAGCCCGCAGGCTGcaag ggaAAACGAAACTCATCTTTGAAGATGGCCTGGGACTCGTGGATTTCCATCTTTCCAACAGAATCTGTGTTTTATATATTTCTGAAGCAGATTTGGTTGCAGGGGATGAATTCAAGAGGAGAGTGGTTCGGTTTAGGAAT GCCAGCAGCCTTGGTGGAATTGTGATTGTTGAGAAGACTCCAATAACTGAGCAGTACTTCTCAGCAGTGCAAAAGCTCGTTGTGCTGCAACTTGGAATGGTGTTGCTTCCTGTGGCAAATCAAGGAGAAGCTTCTCAACTTATTACTCAACTT gtCCGTGAACAAAGTAAGGATCACACCAGTAACCCCTTTCTGCGTAAACAGTGCTCACAGCTGGCGGAGGCTTCTGTGTTTCGGACAGTGCAACAAATCCCAGGAgttgggaaaacaaaagctctgCTTCTACTGCAACAGTTTGGAAGCATCCACCAGATTTGTAATGCATCTGTCAAAGAACTCGAGCTAGTAGTTGGACAAACGGTGGCACAGCAGATTCACACGTTTTTGGGTTCCTGA